The Lutibacter sp. Hel_I_33_5 genome has a window encoding:
- a CDS encoding 2-isopropylmalate synthase, producing the protein MKDNKVQIFDTTLRDGEQVPGCKLDTTEKLIIAERLDLLGVDIIEAGFPVSSPGDFKSVEEIAKIVKNATVCGLTRAVKKDIEVAAEALKHARIPRIHTGIGTSDSHIKYKFKTSQEEVIRRGKEAVAYAKNFVDDVEFYAEDAGRTDNAFLAKVCEEVIKSGATVLNIPDTTGYCLPEEYGAKIKYLKDNVKGIENVIISCHCHNDLGLATANSIAGAINGARQIECTINGIGERAGNTALEEVVMILKQHPYLNLETDINAKLLYDTSRMVSEKMGMFVQPNKAIVGANAFAHSSGIHQDGVIKNRETYEIMDPEDVGVTESAIVLTARSGRAALAYRAKKIGYELTKVQLDSAYQSFLQYADKQKEVIDNDLHLIMKEVNKTSKIAMA; encoded by the coding sequence ATGAAGGATAACAAAGTCCAAATTTTTGATACCACACTTAGAGACGGAGAACAAGTTCCGGGGTGTAAATTAGATACAACAGAAAAACTAATTATCGCCGAACGATTAGACCTTTTAGGTGTTGATATTATAGAGGCTGGTTTTCCTGTTTCGAGTCCAGGAGATTTCAAATCTGTTGAAGAAATTGCTAAAATTGTAAAAAACGCAACAGTTTGTGGTTTAACCAGAGCCGTTAAAAAAGATATTGAAGTTGCTGCAGAAGCATTAAAACATGCTAGAATCCCTAGGATTCATACAGGTATTGGTACTAGTGATTCTCATATAAAATATAAATTCAAAACTTCTCAAGAAGAAGTTATTAGAAGAGGAAAAGAAGCGGTAGCATATGCAAAGAATTTTGTAGATGACGTAGAGTTTTACGCAGAAGACGCTGGTAGAACAGATAATGCTTTTTTAGCAAAAGTTTGTGAGGAAGTTATAAAGTCTGGTGCTACAGTTTTAAACATTCCTGATACTACAGGATATTGCTTGCCTGAAGAATATGGAGCGAAAATCAAGTATTTAAAAGATAACGTTAAAGGGATTGAGAATGTAATAATTTCTTGTCACTGTCATAATGATTTAGGATTAGCAACAGCCAATTCTATTGCAGGAGCAATTAACGGAGCACGTCAAATAGAATGTACAATAAATGGTATTGGTGAGCGTGCAGGAAATACAGCGTTAGAAGAAGTTGTAATGATCTTAAAACAACACCCATATTTAAATTTAGAAACAGACATTAATGCGAAGCTATTGTATGATACAAGTAGAATGGTAAGTGAGAAAATGGGTATGTTTGTTCAGCCAAACAAAGCTATTGTTGGTGCAAATGCGTTTGCGCATAGTTCTGGAATACATCAAGATGGAGTCATAAAAAATAGAGAAACCTATGAAATTATGGATCCAGAAGATGTAGGTGTTACAGAAAGTGCAATTGTACTTACGGCAAGAAGTGGTAGAGCTGCGCTAGCGTATAGAGCAAAAAAGATTGGGTACGAATTAACTAAAGTTCAGTTAGATTCTGCGTATCAATCATTTTTACAATATGCTGATAAACAAAAAGAAGTGATTGATAATGATCTTCATTTAATTATGAAAGAAGTCAATAAAACATCAAAAATTGCAATGGCTTAA
- the cysM gene encoding cysteine synthase CysM → MKTKSIIDFVGNTPLVEVRNILKKEGVRLLLKLEGNNPGGSVKDRAAFNMISEALKRQNIREGDTLVEATSGNTGIALALMAKVLGVNMVLVLPENSTPERIKTMRAYGAEVVLTPQDLGMEGARDHALDLKYKKGYFRLNQFDNNDNFKAHYKTTGPEIWNDTEGQVTHFVSAMGTTGTIMGVSDFLKEQNKDITIIGAQPKEGSRIPGIRKWSEDYKPAIFNAKKVDQVIEVGEEDARNMTQRLAKEEGIFSGMSSGGAVYSALELAKTIDKGVIVAIICDRGDRYLSSDLFE, encoded by the coding sequence ATGAAGACAAAAAGTATTATCGATTTTGTAGGAAATACTCCTTTAGTTGAGGTTAGAAATATCTTAAAAAAAGAGGGTGTACGATTATTACTGAAACTTGAAGGAAATAATCCAGGTGGAAGTGTAAAAGATAGAGCTGCTTTTAATATGATTTCTGAAGCGCTTAAAAGACAAAACATAAGAGAAGGTGATACTTTAGTAGAAGCTACTAGTGGAAATACAGGTATTGCTTTGGCTTTAATGGCAAAGGTTTTAGGTGTAAATATGGTACTTGTTTTACCGGAAAACTCTACTCCAGAACGAATTAAAACGATGAGAGCTTATGGAGCGGAAGTTGTTTTGACACCACAGGATTTAGGTATGGAAGGAGCAAGAGATCATGCCTTAGATTTAAAGTATAAGAAAGGATATTTTAGATTGAATCAGTTTGATAATAACGATAATTTTAAAGCACATTATAAAACTACTGGGCCAGAAATTTGGAACGATACTGAAGGCCAAGTAACACATTTTGTTTCTGCTATGGGAACAACAGGAACCATAATGGGTGTTTCTGATTTCTTAAAAGAACAAAATAAAGATATCACTATTATTGGAGCTCAACCCAAAGAAGGTTCTAGAATACCAGGAATTAGAAAATGGTCTGAAGATTATAAACCTGCTATTTTTAATGCTAAAAAAGTAGATCAAGTTATAGAAGTTGGAGAAGAAGATGCTAGAAATATGACACAGCGATTAGCTAAGGAAGAAGGAATATTTTCTGGAATGAGTAGTGGTGGAGCAGTTTATTCTGCTTTAGAACTAGCTAAAACAATAGACAAAGGCGTAATTGTTGCTATTATCTGTGATAGAGGAGACAGATACTTGTCTTCTGATTTGTTTGAGTAG
- the cobA gene encoding uroporphyrinogen-III C-methyltransferase, which yields MNLNKPKLTIVGAGPGDVELITLKAINALRAADVVLYDALVNDELLGYVNPDAEIIFVGKRRGCYKYQQEQINELIVARGHSHGHVIRLKGGDPFIFGRGAEEMEYAAKYGLEVSVVPGISSSLSVPAYQNIPLTKRGISESFWVITGTTKQHKISSDVAMAAKTNATVVILMGMGKLSQIVEIFKGEGKEDLPVAIIQNGTTKDEKVGIGTVSTIEKVVYENELSNPAIIVLGEVVNHRDELLKVQEQYQQGILA from the coding sequence ATGAATTTAAATAAGCCAAAATTAACCATTGTTGGTGCAGGACCAGGAGATGTTGAGTTAATTACTTTAAAAGCGATTAATGCTTTAAGAGCTGCTGATGTGGTTTTATATGATGCTTTGGTAAATGATGAACTTTTAGGGTATGTAAATCCAGACGCAGAAATCATTTTTGTAGGAAAAAGAAGAGGTTGTTATAAATATCAACAAGAACAAATTAACGAATTAATAGTTGCAAGAGGTCATTCTCATGGGCATGTTATCAGGTTAAAAGGAGGAGATCCATTTATATTTGGTAGAGGTGCAGAAGAAATGGAGTATGCAGCAAAATATGGTTTAGAAGTATCGGTAGTTCCAGGAATTTCGTCTTCATTATCAGTTCCAGCTTATCAAAATATTCCGCTAACCAAACGAGGTATTTCAGAAAGCTTTTGGGTAATTACCGGTACAACTAAACAACATAAAATTTCTAGTGATGTTGCTATGGCAGCAAAAACAAATGCAACTGTTGTGATATTAATGGGAATGGGGAAATTATCTCAGATTGTTGAGATATTTAAAGGTGAAGGAAAAGAAGATTTACCTGTCGCAATTATTCAGAATGGAACTACTAAAGATGAAAAAGTAGGCATAGGAACTGTTTCTACGATAGAAAAAGTTGTTTATGAAAACGAGTTAAGCAATCCTGCAATTATTGTTTTAGGTGAAGTTGTAAATCATCGCGATGAATTACTTAAGGTACAAGAACAATATCAACAAGGTATTTTAGCGTAA
- a CDS encoding 2Fe-2S iron-sulfur cluster-binding protein, which produces MSDINIKITDREGVVHEVVAPTDMAMNLMEVVRSYELAPEGTIGVCGGMAMCASCQCYVNSDHELNEVTDDEDAMLAEAFDVEDNSRLGCQIQMTPNLEGLEVTLAPES; this is translated from the coding sequence GTGAGTGATATTAACATAAAAATAACCGATAGAGAAGGAGTTGTACACGAAGTTGTAGCACCTACAGATATGGCAATGAATTTGATGGAAGTAGTTCGTTCTTACGAGCTTGCTCCAGAAGGAACCATTGGTGTTTGTGGAGGTATGGCAATGTGTGCTTCTTGTCAGTGTTACGTGAATTCCGATCATGAATTAAATGAAGTGACTGACGATGAAGATGCAATGTTAGCAGAAGCATTTGATGTAGAAGATAATAGTAGATTAGGTTGTCAAATACAAATGACCCCTAATTTAGAAGGATTGGAAGTAACTTTAGCTCCAGAATCATAA
- a CDS encoding homoserine kinase, giving the protein MDELKIFSPATVANVSCGFDSLGLAIDALGDEMTFTKTKDKGVKISLITGANLPVEAENNAAGVVALAMLEKHSVDFGITMTMHKGFSPGSGLGSSAASAAGAAFGVNELLGKPFSQLELTQFAMLGEEAACGTQIADNVAGVIFGGFVLIRSYHPLDIIKLPVPSELRVVGIHPQIEVKTKDARDVLPKDVPLKDAVTQWANVGGLISGLHSNDYNLISNSLTDVIVEPARKHLIPHFDLVKSEAIKAGALGAGISGSGPTIFALCKGDEIAEKVYNAIDKAYQNKNIDYNLFTSKISTEGVKIIS; this is encoded by the coding sequence ATGGATGAATTAAAAATATTTTCTCCTGCTACTGTTGCAAATGTTTCCTGTGGATTTGACTCTTTAGGGCTAGCAATTGATGCGTTAGGAGATGAAATGACATTTACTAAAACCAAGGATAAAGGTGTAAAAATATCTTTAATAACTGGTGCTAATTTACCTGTCGAAGCAGAAAATAATGCTGCTGGCGTTGTTGCTTTAGCAATGCTAGAAAAACATTCAGTAGATTTTGGAATTACCATGACCATGCATAAAGGTTTTTCTCCTGGTAGTGGATTGGGTAGTAGCGCAGCGAGTGCTGCCGGAGCAGCTTTTGGTGTAAACGAATTATTAGGCAAACCTTTTAGTCAATTAGAGTTAACTCAATTTGCTATGTTAGGTGAAGAAGCTGCCTGTGGTACACAAATCGCTGATAATGTTGCAGGAGTAATTTTCGGAGGATTTGTATTGATTAGAAGTTATCATCCATTAGACATCATTAAATTACCAGTTCCGAGTGAATTACGAGTTGTTGGAATTCATCCTCAAATAGAAGTTAAAACAAAAGACGCAAGAGATGTTTTACCGAAAGACGTTCCTTTAAAGGATGCTGTAACTCAGTGGGCAAATGTTGGTGGATTAATTAGCGGTTTACATTCCAATGATTATAACTTAATTTCCAATTCATTAACCGACGTTATTGTAGAGCCAGCAAGAAAACATTTAATTCCACATTTTGATTTAGTGAAAAGTGAAGCTATCAAAGCTGGAGCATTAGGTGCTGGAATATCAGGTTCTGGACCTACAATTTTTGCACTTTGTAAAGGTGATGAAATTGCTGAAAAAGTATACAATGCGATTGACAAAGCATATCAAAATAAAAATATAGATTATAATTTATTTACTTCTAAAATTAGTACAGAAGGAGTGAAAATAATTTCTTAG
- the thrC gene encoding threonine synthase, with translation MNYYSLHHKSPKVSFQEAVVKGLAPDRGIYFPENITPISKEFIDTIGDYSNEEIAYEAIKQFVGDEIPKDVLQQIIKETINFDFPVVEIEKNIGTLELFHGPTMAFKDVGARFMARCLGYFNRNNNNQITVLVATSGDTGGAVANGFLGVKGVDVVILYPSGKVSDIQEKQLTTLGQNIKALEVDGVFDDCQEMVKTAFLDSDIPRTLTSANSINIARWLPQMFYFFFAYKQVYKKNKEVVFSVPSGNFGNICAGLMAQKLGLPVKQFIAATNVNDTVPNYLVDGVYNPKPSKATISNAMDVGNPSNFIRIQELFNNDLEALKTAFSSYSFTDEATKVAMKDIYKNANYVADPHGAVGYLGLKEYKITEEQFGIFLETAHPVKFLDVVTETLPVEVEIPEQIKSVIDKEKEALKIGTYEELKSFLNS, from the coding sequence ATGAACTACTATAGTTTACATCATAAATCACCAAAAGTAAGTTTTCAAGAAGCTGTTGTTAAAGGATTAGCGCCAGATAGAGGTATTTATTTTCCAGAAAACATCACGCCAATCTCTAAGGAGTTTATTGATACTATTGGTGATTATTCTAATGAAGAAATTGCTTACGAAGCGATTAAACAATTTGTTGGTGATGAAATTCCAAAAGATGTTTTACAACAGATTATTAAAGAAACGATCAACTTTGATTTTCCTGTAGTTGAGATTGAAAAAAACATCGGAACTTTAGAATTATTTCATGGTCCTACCATGGCATTTAAAGATGTTGGTGCACGATTTATGGCACGTTGTTTAGGCTATTTTAATAGAAATAACAACAATCAGATTACTGTTTTGGTTGCTACTTCTGGTGACACTGGAGGTGCTGTAGCAAACGGATTTTTAGGTGTTAAAGGTGTAGATGTAGTTATTTTATATCCTAGCGGAAAAGTGAGTGATATTCAAGAAAAGCAATTAACAACTTTAGGTCAAAATATTAAAGCGTTAGAAGTTGATGGCGTTTTTGATGATTGTCAAGAAATGGTGAAAACTGCTTTTTTAGATAGTGATATTCCTAGAACCTTAACTTCAGCAAATTCAATAAATATTGCACGTTGGCTACCACAAATGTTTTATTTTTTCTTTGCTTACAAACAAGTATATAAAAAGAATAAAGAAGTTGTTTTTTCTGTACCAAGTGGAAATTTCGGAAATATTTGTGCCGGTTTAATGGCGCAAAAATTAGGACTACCAGTAAAACAATTTATTGCTGCAACCAATGTTAATGACACCGTTCCTAATTATTTAGTAGACGGCGTTTACAATCCAAAACCATCTAAAGCAACAATTTCTAATGCTATGGATGTTGGAAATCCAAGTAATTTTATCAGGATTCAAGAATTATTTAATAACGATTTAGAAGCATTAAAAACTGCTTTTTCTTCTTATTCTTTTACGGATGAAGCAACGAAAGTTGCTATGAAAGACATCTATAAAAACGCTAATTATGTTGCAGATCCTCACGGAGCTGTAGGGTATTTAGGTTTAAAAGAATATAAAATAACAGAAGAGCAATTCGGAATTTTCTTAGAAACGGCACATCCAGTAAAATTTTTAGATGTTGTTACAGAAACGCTACCTGTAGAAGTTGAAATTCCTGAGCAAATAAAATCAGTTATTGATAAAGAAAAAGAAGCTTTAAAGATTGGAACTTATGAGGAGTTGAAAAGTTTTTTGAATAGTTAG
- a CDS encoding bifunctional precorrin-2 dehydrogenase/sirohydrochlorin ferrochelatase: protein MERNNLYPIFLKTNNLQVLIVGGGFVAEEKLTFLLKSSPDANVTIISPMFREGTIALAKKGNVTLVNKKYKKRYLKGKHIVVATTDIPKVNETVYAHCRKKNILVNVADNPPYCDFYMGGIVTKGNVKVAISTNGKSPTTAKRLRQFFEEVIPENIDDLVKNLNEYRKTIKGDFEEKVEKLNEFTKSLVEKK, encoded by the coding sequence ATGGAGAGAAATAATTTATATCCAATTTTTTTAAAAACTAATAACCTTCAAGTTTTAATTGTAGGTGGTGGGTTTGTTGCTGAAGAAAAATTAACTTTCTTGTTAAAATCAAGTCCAGATGCTAACGTTACAATTATTTCTCCAATGTTTAGAGAAGGTACCATAGCTTTAGCAAAAAAAGGAAATGTAACACTTGTCAATAAAAAATATAAAAAACGCTATTTAAAAGGAAAGCATATTGTTGTAGCAACGACAGATATCCCAAAAGTAAACGAAACGGTATATGCACATTGTAGAAAGAAAAATATTTTAGTAAATGTTGCTGATAATCCACCATATTGTGATTTTTATATGGGAGGAATTGTAACCAAAGGAAATGTAAAAGTGGCAATTTCTACAAACGGAAAATCGCCAACAACAGCAAAAAGATTACGTCAGTTTTTTGAGGAGGTAATTCCTGAAAATATTGATGATTTAGTGAAGAATTTAAACGAATATAGAAAAACCATCAAAGGAGACTTTGAGGAAAAAGTTGAAAAACTAAATGAATTTACGAAAAGTTTAGTTGAAAAAAAGTAG
- the thrA gene encoding bifunctional aspartate kinase/homoserine dehydrogenase I — translation MKVLKFGGSSVANQINIKQVLQIVKQVSNKEKTIVVVSAFGKTTDKLLAAADAALTNISEAKKLVSELKELHFSVIDDLINKENQTSVKETVNTLLESLSSIYDGVHLLKELSPKALGTIASFGEQLSSYIIAEAAKNELDATHKDSRELISTNDVYVDAHVDFNTTNKNIEDFFNSNNKQVTILGGFISSNKNGETTTLGRGGSDYSAAIYASALDANELQIWTDVSGMYTANPRVVKQAFAITQISYQEAMELSHFGAKVLYPPTIQPVLQKQIPIRIKNTFDPENEGTLISKDSKNNRAVKGISHIENISLITLEGSGMVGVPGFSKRMFENLSLHNINIVFITQASSEHSICIGIYDQDATKAKDLLDDVFEYEIQRKKIKPVSIESDLAIIALVGDNMKNHQGLSGQMFSALGRNNVNIRAIAQGASEKNISAVINSSDAKKALNTLHEQFFEEKIKQLNLFVTGVGNVGERFLEVVQKQASYLKKNLKLKIRVIGISNSRKMVFNEKGIDLSNWKEQLDSGEPTTLESFFDRTKSLNFRNSVFIDNTANQKVSEVYEKYLLQSIAVVTCNKIACASNLDNYKNLKSISTKYNAPFLFETNVGAGLPIIDTLKNLVASGDRVHKIQAVLSGTLNYVFNNFNDTNTFHDVVAAAQAEGFTEPDPKIDLSGIDVARKILILARESVYNLELSDIKNNAFLPEKSLETTNNDDFYASLTEFENQFQQIFKEANDKNCRLKYVAEFENGKANVGLQHIPSDHPFYNLEGSDNIVLFFTDRYPVNPLQIKGAGAGAEVTASGVFADVIRIGNN, via the coding sequence ATGAAAGTTTTAAAATTTGGCGGATCATCTGTAGCCAATCAAATAAACATAAAGCAAGTTTTACAAATTGTAAAACAAGTTTCTAATAAAGAAAAAACAATAGTAGTCGTTTCTGCTTTTGGAAAAACTACCGATAAATTATTAGCTGCTGCTGATGCTGCTTTAACAAACATTTCTGAAGCTAAAAAATTAGTCTCAGAATTAAAAGAATTACACTTTTCTGTTATTGATGATTTAATCAATAAAGAAAATCAAACCTCTGTAAAAGAAACAGTTAATACTCTTTTAGAAAGTTTAAGTTCTATTTATGATGGTGTTCATTTATTAAAAGAATTATCTCCAAAAGCATTAGGAACTATTGCTAGTTTTGGTGAGCAATTATCTTCTTATATTATTGCTGAAGCTGCAAAAAATGAGCTTGATGCAACACATAAAGATAGTAGAGAATTGATTTCTACTAATGATGTATATGTAGATGCACATGTTGATTTTAATACAACTAATAAAAATATTGAAGACTTTTTTAATTCAAATAACAAACAAGTAACCATTTTAGGCGGATTTATTTCTAGCAATAAAAACGGCGAAACAACAACTTTAGGTCGTGGAGGATCAGATTACTCTGCAGCTATTTATGCTTCAGCTTTAGACGCTAACGAATTACAGATTTGGACAGATGTTAGTGGAATGTACACCGCAAATCCAAGAGTTGTAAAACAAGCATTTGCAATTACTCAGATTTCATATCAAGAAGCAATGGAATTATCGCACTTTGGTGCAAAAGTATTGTATCCACCAACAATTCAACCTGTTTTACAAAAACAAATTCCAATCAGAATTAAAAATACATTTGACCCTGAAAACGAAGGAACATTAATCTCTAAAGATTCAAAAAATAACAGAGCTGTAAAAGGAATTTCACATATAGAAAACATAAGCTTAATTACTTTGGAAGGTAGCGGAATGGTTGGTGTACCTGGTTTTTCTAAACGAATGTTCGAAAATCTTTCTTTACACAATATTAACATTGTTTTTATCACTCAAGCCTCTTCAGAACATTCTATTTGTATAGGTATTTACGATCAAGATGCTACAAAAGCAAAAGATTTATTAGACGATGTTTTTGAATATGAAATTCAGCGTAAAAAGATAAAACCAGTTTCTATTGAAAGTGACTTAGCAATTATAGCTTTAGTGGGTGACAACATGAAAAATCATCAAGGTTTAAGTGGTCAAATGTTTAGCGCTTTAGGTAGAAATAACGTAAATATAAGAGCGATTGCTCAAGGAGCCTCAGAAAAAAACATTTCGGCTGTAATTAATAGTTCTGATGCAAAAAAAGCATTAAACACCTTGCATGAGCAGTTTTTTGAAGAAAAAATAAAACAACTAAACCTTTTTGTTACTGGTGTTGGAAATGTTGGCGAACGTTTTTTAGAAGTAGTTCAAAAACAAGCTTCTTACCTTAAGAAAAATTTAAAATTAAAGATTCGTGTTATTGGAATTTCTAATTCTAGAAAAATGGTTTTCAATGAAAAAGGAATCGATTTATCGAACTGGAAAGAACAATTAGATTCTGGCGAACCAACAACGTTAGAATCCTTTTTTGATAGAACAAAATCGTTGAATTTCCGTAATTCTGTCTTTATAGATAATACTGCAAATCAAAAAGTTTCTGAAGTATATGAGAAATATTTACTACAAAGCATTGCTGTAGTAACTTGTAATAAAATCGCTTGTGCTTCTAATTTAGATAATTATAAAAATTTAAAGAGTATTTCTACTAAATACAATGCTCCTTTCCTATTTGAAACTAATGTTGGTGCTGGTTTACCGATAATTGACACCTTGAAAAACTTAGTTGCATCAGGCGATAGAGTTCATAAAATTCAAGCTGTTTTATCTGGAACCTTAAATTATGTTTTCAATAATTTTAATGATACAAATACATTTCACGATGTAGTTGCTGCCGCTCAAGCAGAAGGATTTACAGAACCAGATCCTAAAATTGACTTAAGTGGAATTGATGTTGCCAGAAAAATATTGATTCTTGCTCGTGAAAGTGTTTATAACTTAGAACTTTCAGATATTAAGAACAATGCATTTTTACCAGAAAAAAGCTTAGAAACTACTAATAATGACGATTTTTACGCGTCGTTAACTGAATTTGAAAATCAATTTCAGCAAATATTTAAGGAAGCAAACGATAAAAATTGTCGATTAAAATATGTTGCCGAGTTTGAAAACGGAAAAGCTAATGTTGGCTTACAACATATTCCTTCAGATCATCCATTTTATAATTTAGAAGGAAGTGATAATATTGTATTGTTTTTTACAGACAGATATCCTGTAAATCCTTTACAGATAAAAGGTGCTGGTGCTGGTGCAGAAGTTACTGCTTCAGGTGTATTTGCAGATGTAATTAGAATTGGTAATAATTAA
- the epsC gene encoding serine O-acetyltransferase EpsC — MKVEEITRLRSYNVCLKDTVEKFTKQLFYALFDEVYKSAHKEEIEQLFCAISSKLNIKDLKGIWSVYTTSFLEIREALDLDANAFNNTDPACKSLEEVYLAYPGFYAIVIHRLSHQLYKLEVPILPRMMSEFAHSLTGTDIHPGAVIGKSFFIDHATGIVIGETTVIKDDVKIYQGVTLGGIQVAKNLASTKRHPTIENNVTIYANATILGGDVVIGENSIIGANVCVTESIPENSLVIEQSENKIIKRKS; from the coding sequence ATGAAAGTAGAAGAAATTACACGTTTGAGAAGCTATAATGTTTGTTTAAAAGACACCGTAGAAAAATTCACAAAACAATTGTTTTATGCATTGTTTGATGAAGTTTATAAAAGTGCTCATAAAGAAGAAATTGAACAGCTTTTTTGTGCAATTTCTTCAAAACTTAACATTAAAGATTTAAAAGGTATTTGGTCAGTTTACACAACTAGTTTTTTAGAAATTAGAGAAGCGTTAGATTTAGACGCAAATGCTTTTAATAATACAGATCCGGCTTGTAAAAGTTTAGAGGAAGTATATTTAGCGTATCCTGGTTTTTATGCAATAGTTATTCATAGATTAAGTCATCAATTATACAAATTAGAGGTGCCGATTTTACCTAGAATGATGAGCGAGTTTGCACATAGTTTAACAGGTACAGATATTCATCCAGGAGCGGTCATTGGAAAATCATTTTTTATTGATCACGCAACAGGAATTGTTATTGGAGAAACGACTGTGATTAAAGATGACGTGAAAATTTATCAAGGAGTTACTTTAGGCGGAATCCAAGTTGCTAAGAATTTAGCTTCCACAAAGAGGCATCCAACGATAGAAAATAATGTAACTATATACGCAAATGCTACTATTTTAGGTGGTGATGTTGTAATTGGTGAGAATTCTATTATTGGAGCTAATGTTTGTGTAACTGAATCTATTCCAGAAAATTCTTTAGTAATTGAGCAATCAGAGAATAAAATCATAAAAAGAAAGTCCTAA
- a CDS encoding NAD(P)/FAD-dependent oxidoreductase, translated as MITTDILIIGAGPTGLFTVFEAGLLKLRCHLIDALAQPGGQCSEIYPKKPIYDIPAYPEILAGDLTDNLLEQIKQFEPGFTMGERAETIEKQDDGSFIVTTNKGTKHQAPIVAIAGGLGSFEPRKPKLENLEKLEDKGVEYIIKEPELYRDKDVVIAGGGDSALDWSIFLTDVAKSVTLIHRRNEFRGALDSVEKVQELKNLGKINLITPAEVVGILGEDKVSGVVVQKKGEDAFIVDTDHFIPLFGLSPKLGPIANWGLEIEKNAIKVNNALDYQTNIPGIFAIGDVNTYPGKLKLILCGFHEATLMCQSAYKIIHPNKKYVMKYTTVGGVTGFDGTKKEAPKAVVKAID; from the coding sequence ATGATTACAACAGATATATTAATTATAGGCGCAGGGCCAACAGGATTATTTACCGTTTTTGAAGCAGGATTGTTAAAATTACGTTGTCATTTAATTGATGCGTTAGCTCAACCTGGCGGACAATGTTCAGAGATTTATCCTAAGAAACCAATTTACGATATACCAGCATATCCAGAAATTTTAGCAGGAGATTTAACTGATAATTTATTAGAACAAATTAAGCAGTTTGAACCTGGTTTTACAATGGGTGAGCGTGCAGAAACGATAGAGAAGCAAGATGATGGTTCTTTTATTGTAACAACAAATAAAGGAACAAAACACCAAGCACCAATTGTTGCGATTGCTGGTGGTTTAGGTAGTTTTGAACCTAGAAAACCAAAGTTAGAAAACCTAGAAAAGTTAGAAGATAAGGGTGTAGAATATATTATTAAAGAGCCAGAATTATATAGAGATAAAGATGTTGTAATTGCTGGTGGTGGAGATTCTGCTTTAGATTGGTCTATCTTTTTAACGGATGTTGCAAAATCGGTAACGTTAATTCATAGAAGAAATGAATTTAGAGGAGCGTTAGATTCTGTAGAAAAAGTACAAGAATTAAAGAATTTAGGAAAGATAAATCTAATAACTCCAGCTGAAGTTGTAGGTATATTAGGGGAAGATAAAGTTTCTGGAGTTGTTGTTCAGAAAAAAGGAGAAGATGCATTTATTGTTGATACAGATCATTTTATTCCGTTATTCGGTTTATCACCAAAATTAGGGCCAATTGCTAATTGGGGATTAGAAATTGAGAAAAATGCTATAAAAGTTAACAATGCTTTAGACTATCAAACAAATATTCCCGGTATATTTGCAATCGGAGATGTAAATACGTATCCAGGAAAGTTAAAGTTGATTTTATGTGGATTTCACGAAGCAACTTTAATGTGTCAAAGTGCGTATAAAATCATTCATCCAAATAAAAAGTATGTAATGAAATATACAACAGTTGGTGGTGTTACTGGTTTTGACGGAACCAAAAAAGAAGCGCCAAAAGCAGTTGTTAAAGCGATAGATTAG